The genome window AAGGGGTCAGAAACTTTGGCGAGGGGAGCTGGAGTAAGATAAAGGCGTACTATTCGTTCAATGATCGCTCCAATGTGAATTTGAAAGACCGATGGaggacattaaaaaaacaaaaattggtttaactttattttgttaattttttttttttttttgttatttaattcaGTTATGTTCAGtccagaaaacttttaaaagttgtttgaaTCAGATGTTCCTGTTTAGTTGAGTTTTCTTTGAAacaagctgcaaaaaaaaaaaaactggattaatTTGCCTATTTCTTGCTAAAGGAGTCATCCATGTTTAAGCAGTCCTATTTTAAAGGACTTTTGGAAAAGAATGCCCTGTTCTGTAAAGGATCTTGATTTTCACAGGTAATAAACGAccaacaaatacataaaaaggcCAGTGTTTTTATTACGCCTGCATTAAACTTGATTGGTAAAGGTACGAGGTCCCTGATTCATGTTAAAATCCCCAGTTTATCATAGATACAATAAAAGCGTAATCATAAAACCCCAATCACTGCAAGAGTAGGATAATTGGtttattaagagaaaaacatttagaaggaaaaaaaacaggaacaccACCTTCAATTTGGTGATTCTTAAAGGAATCTATAAAAGACTCCACATAGTCCAGGTTTGCAATATAACAATAAGTCAATAGAAACATATCGCCGTTGAGGGACTGCAGAAAAATATTCTCCTGATGTTACGGATCCCACGGCAAGAAGAAGGCAACGTCTCATCCCGCCAAGTCACAATGAAATGTCACCTGGGCAAAAAGAGCAGCTGTGAACTCCAGCTGTTCTGGATCGACATTTCTAAATGAGAAAAGAACAACTGTCCATCCAGATGCAGGGAGTTTATGTCAGCGTGTCCTCGCTCCTGATGAACTCTCCCACATCGGCCTGGTGGAACACAACAATGGACATGGGGTCTACTCGCCGACACTCCTGTGTGGACTTGGCTGCTACTCCAAAACCCTGGCAATAAAAGCAGAGAACATTCAAAGCTTTAGGTGAAACAAGAAATTGGACACATTGTCTAATTTACGAGAAAATCGTTCTACTTCTAGGAcagtttaaatttagtttagcaTGTCAGAAATTCTTAACCATTGAAAATTGAGAGTGAGGCTAAATTCAAGATCCTTCACCATTTCACTATGCTGTTTTAAAGCATCCTAAATGCTATAGATTACCTGGAGCAGCTGTTTTCATCGCTTCACACATGGAAAAACGGCAGCTCTCTGCAGCTAGTTTGCAGCAAGTCATAGTTAAAACAAATGAGCTCAGAAATGACCTGCACACAGCTCAGTGAAAGGCTCCAGGGCCACATTTAAGCAAAATTGGTTACACCCTAGCCAGATTtagcttaaaaataatattttaatttgatgctcatgtttcttctgactgaagTCAATGTTGTCATCTTGGAGTGGCTCATCCAGAGTTTTGACTTAAACTGGGaagggagctaaagattaggctAATGGCAATGAGGCCTTGTAATCTACTTCATTAATCAGAAACAAGCTTCTTTGTTGAAAACAGACTAAATCTGTttggtcaatttttttttctaacttgctgtaaaaacagaagtataCAATCCCAATTAGGTTCACTGACAGGATGATAATAGAAAACTAGAAGGTTTTCAGCAATATCATATagtggaaaaagtatttttatcttGGACAACATTGGAGGTTTTGGCATGCCAGTGATTCTTCCCTCTCCCGATAACTCTGTCATTTCCAGCAGGAAAGCAACTTcttgcttaaaaataacttcaaatgtAGCAGTGTAACTttgcaaaaattgttttttttaaatgttactttttagaAGCTACTGAAAAGTCCCAAACGTCAGAGTGAGTGGCTGTTGTTACTTCTGTTACATCAATTAACAAGCATGAACTAATCCTATTGAAAGCCTTGCAATCATCTGAATGGCACTGACTTTTCTAGTCCTTCTAGAATaggctgaactcttaactgttCAAAGAATGCTGCCACAGAACAAGtctgactttttaaagtcaCTTCATGGTAATCCAACTGAGCCTTTCCAGTCATAATACTTTTGAAAAAGAGAATCCATAGTCAAgtattttaaatccaaaacagTGGGAGTCAGAAATAAACTTACCAAAGGTACATCAGCCATGGAGTAAACCACAACTCCTTGATACTGCATCGTGTTTTCAGTAATTCTACCAAGGCCAGACTTGAGCACATGGTTCCCGTACAAGAAAGACTGCTCTGCTCCAGGTTTCACCCACACCTTGAACTGAGCACATCATAGTTTCAGATTATGTACATCTTCTTTCAATTTTAACCAGTGTTGCCTCTGTTTTATCTCTACTCCCAACTGGCATGGGAAAGATTCGTGCAGAGAATACACACCTTTGCATAGGGAGCCAGGAAATCCAGAGCTGTGATGTGCAGGCGGAACTTCTTGGTCTTTGTGAATTTTCCAAAGCATGTTCCCACCGAAATAAGTTTGTCTCTGGAAAAGTTTGTGGCCAACTTGAGAATTTTCTCGCTGTGGACAGAGAAAGTAGTTCTAAATAAGATTCTCAGTTAACCAGAGGCGGAACTGCTAGCTTTTGAAGGTGAGACAAGGAAAAGAATGGTGTTATCAATAAATATGaggaaaaagaacattaaactAGAAAAGCACTTTGTAACACAtaagacaaaatagaaaaggtGTACTGTATTTGATCATTCGATATTTAAGTCAGCTCAAAGATTGaccaaatgaaacaaacatgaGAAGAGTTTCAAAAAGATACAAATTTAACAACCATAATAGACAAGATCAAAAGACTGTGTCTTATTTAGCTGtgattaaagctttttttcattGTATATATGTTGAAGAAGGTTGTTCTAGAT of Xiphophorus couchianus chromosome 4, X_couchianus-1.0, whole genome shotgun sequence contains these proteins:
- the nip7 gene encoding 60S ribosome subunit biogenesis protein NIP7 homolog translates to MRPLTEEETKTMFEKLSKYIGENIKLLVDRPDATYCFRLHQDRVYYMSEKILKLATNFSRDKLISVGTCFGKFTKTKKFRLHITALDFLAPYAKFKVWVKPGAEQSFLYGNHVLKSGLGRITENTMQYQGVVVYSMADVPLGFGVAAKSTQECRRVDPMSIVVFHQADVGEFIRSEDTLT